A window from Tenacibaculum singaporense encodes these proteins:
- a CDS encoding SulP family inorganic anion transporter, producing the protein MMKYIKGKKINIKDDSLAGITVSLAMIPEVVAFAFVAQISPIVALFGAFVVGIVSAIFGGRPGLISGAAGAVAVIFVNMIQEGHAKGLLFDTPVENMGYFYLLAAVVLMGVIQVLAGVFKLGKLVRLIPHPVMMGFVNGLAVVIFIAQLGMFKENKKDIFGQNMRKTESKELVYKVADNEVQDLVSNAALFSIKGNSIINNETNQEVFVKSETQVFDAKTKKVVYNIENGGFYSVKDSGVVKSTLQGTKLYTMVGLVLLTMLIIWLLPKVTTKVPAALTAILIVTFVSIFGGLESINVGDFIRDGGGAGLNGFDEISKKMNLAELWSNLPFNLDTLKFIAPYAFLAASVGLIETLMTMNLVDELTDSRGDGNKECVAQGAGNMLSGLFGGTGGCGMIGQTVININAGGRGRLSGVMMAVTLLIFILFADKYIEQVPIAALVGVMFMMVIDTFAWSSFRIMNKIPKSDAIVLVIVSAVTVIFDLAIAVFVGVIISALVFAWENAKKIRARKRFKEDGTKIYEIWGPLFFGSITAFNEKFDIKNDPANVEIDFVESRISDHSAIEAIFILVEKYQKVGKKVTLKHLSEDCKVLLYKASPIFADIIEEAVDDPRYHLAANPEDFPKPLSEYSF; encoded by the coding sequence ATGATGAAATACATTAAAGGTAAGAAGATTAACATAAAAGACGATTCTTTAGCAGGGATTACAGTATCGTTAGCAATGATACCAGAAGTAGTAGCCTTTGCTTTCGTAGCTCAAATAAGTCCTATTGTAGCATTGTTCGGAGCTTTCGTGGTAGGAATTGTTTCCGCAATTTTTGGTGGTAGACCAGGTTTAATCTCTGGAGCAGCTGGTGCCGTAGCTGTAATTTTTGTAAATATGATACAAGAAGGACACGCAAAAGGATTGTTGTTTGATACACCTGTAGAAAATATGGGATACTTCTATTTACTAGCAGCTGTAGTTTTAATGGGAGTTATTCAAGTGTTAGCAGGAGTATTTAAATTAGGGAAATTAGTTAGATTAATTCCACATCCAGTAATGATGGGATTCGTAAATGGTTTAGCCGTTGTTATTTTTATCGCTCAATTAGGAATGTTCAAAGAAAACAAGAAGGATATTTTTGGACAAAACATGCGTAAAACTGAATCGAAAGAGTTGGTGTATAAAGTTGCAGATAACGAGGTGCAAGATTTAGTGTCAAATGCTGCATTGTTTTCAATTAAAGGAAATTCAATTATTAATAATGAAACAAACCAAGAAGTTTTTGTAAAATCAGAGACACAAGTGTTTGATGCAAAAACAAAAAAAGTTGTTTATAATATTGAAAATGGCGGATTTTATTCAGTAAAAGATAGTGGGGTAGTAAAATCTACTTTACAAGGAACAAAGCTGTATACTATGGTTGGATTAGTATTGTTAACGATGCTAATAATATGGTTACTTCCTAAAGTAACAACAAAAGTACCAGCAGCGTTAACAGCTATTTTAATTGTTACGTTTGTATCTATTTTCGGTGGATTAGAGTCTATAAATGTTGGAGATTTTATTAGAGATGGAGGAGGAGCTGGTTTGAATGGTTTTGATGAGATTTCTAAAAAAATGAATTTAGCAGAACTTTGGAGTAATTTACCATTCAACTTAGATACTCTAAAATTTATAGCGCCTTATGCCTTTTTAGCAGCTTCAGTTGGTTTGATTGAAACGTTAATGACGATGAATTTAGTGGATGAATTAACTGATTCTAGAGGTGATGGTAATAAAGAGTGTGTAGCGCAAGGAGCTGGAAATATGTTAAGCGGATTGTTTGGAGGAACAGGTGGTTGTGGTATGATTGGTCAAACCGTAATTAATATTAATGCAGGTGGTAGAGGACGCTTATCAGGAGTTATGATGGCGGTTACCTTGTTAATTTTTATCCTTTTTGCTGATAAATATATTGAGCAAGTACCTATCGCAGCCTTAGTGGGAGTAATGTTTATGATGGTAATTGACACGTTTGCATGGTCAAGCTTTAGAATTATGAACAAAATTCCAAAATCAGATGCAATTGTATTAGTTATAGTATCTGCGGTAACTGTAATTTTTGATTTAGCAATTGCTGTATTTGTTGGGGTAATTATTTCAGCATTAGTTTTTGCTTGGGAAAATGCAAAAAAAATTAGAGCGAGAAAACGTTTTAAAGAAGATGGAACTAAGATTTACGAAATTTGGGGACCATTATTCTTCGGAAGTATTACTGCTTTTAACGAAAAGTTTGATATTAAGAATGACCCAGCTAATGTGGAAATTGACTTTGTAGAATCGCGTATTTCTGATCACTCAGCTATTGAAGCTATTTTTATATTAGTAGAAAAATATCAAAAAGTAGGGAAGAAGGTAACCTTAAAACATTTAAGTGAAGATTGTAAGGTACTGTTATATAAAGCAAGCCCGATTTTTGCAGACATCATAGAAGAAGCGGTAGATGACCCTCGTTATCATTTAGCTGCAAATCCAGAAGATTTTCCAAAGCCATTATCAGAATATAGTTTTTAA
- a CDS encoding T9SS type A sorting domain-containing protein produces the protein MVKKILFITFFLAISVGFSQEKSIEKLVASPNPFTNNTTIYFNAKHSQTVILTVRNVLGKTVYNKELKVVEGRNSFPFQRNDLKSGMYIYAIQSNKEIISKRFVIK, from the coding sequence ATGGTAAAAAAAATACTATTTATAACTTTTTTCTTAGCTATTTCCGTCGGTTTTTCTCAAGAAAAATCAATCGAGAAATTAGTAGCATCCCCTAACCCTTTTACGAACAATACTACTATTTACTTTAATGCTAAACATAGTCAAACAGTTATTTTAACTGTTAGAAACGTATTAGGTAAAACAGTTTATAATAAAGAGCTTAAAGTGGTTGAGGGACGTAACTCTTTTCCGTTTCAACGTAATGATTTAAAATCTGGAATGTATATTTATGCAATACAAAGCAATAAAGAAATAATCTCAAAACGCTTTGTAATTAAATAA
- a CDS encoding outer membrane beta-barrel family protein — protein MKRLLILILLLGTYFCQAQNLQLTGTILDKKNNHPLPFVTITCKNTSNKILTGSISDEKGNFKVENLPKENLLLTFQFIGYKTFEKKIYLKKNSKIGIVFLEENTTQLDEVEIQGETSTIIQKIDRKVINVGNDLTASGATSIEMLENIPSVDINQLSGTISLRGNENVRVLVNGKPSNVNTAQLLKQIPSNSVKSVEIITNPSAKHTPEGMSGIINLILKKNTKIGSNGSFSVGAKQSRNLRPDVSLNTNYKTGITNLHLNYNTSWGDYETFNDLERTDTNLTQDIDFLSNSNNHNIKFGVDIDITSQSILSVYTSQNFDNNSLATNTLVHENNSLVFDNKSFSDYDQKDETYNIDYVYNFDDKGQNLEIEFNYSITKNPEKTTNKELINPDSKEYNYTNDIKDTRKLWLLNIDYAKPIKSGKLEIGFEFRKQSFYNQILTDREAINSSATLQPVGNTNLNYNRSIYSGYINFNKKINKLSIQTGIRIEQFDLDALFQNTEQGNTNLKDNIFSWYPSASITYNFSKKDNLQFAYSRRVDRPSAYQVTPIQEWFSPLTISKGNLNLQPQFTNSLELNFTRTITKGYISFGTFYRRTNDKIGRLLQKDNQNPDRTISSFTNYDFADSYGIELSASFKPIKWWTLRPAFETYIQDSQGVLNNNLETVKNTLVKGRINNSFKASKKLNFQLSGIFRGKSENIQYTVQPYTMINAAVRLKVFDGKGNITLRGTDIFNNVNFDYTSNTPFVQKGKYTLEYNSVYLGFSYNFGSGKNKSKGRKYRDNNEAQGGMF, from the coding sequence ATGAAAAGATTGCTAATATTAATTTTATTACTAGGCACTTATTTTTGTCAAGCACAGAACCTGCAACTTACAGGAACCATTTTAGATAAAAAAAACAACCATCCACTACCTTTTGTTACAATTACCTGCAAAAACACTTCCAATAAAATACTAACAGGTAGTATCTCTGATGAAAAAGGGAATTTTAAAGTTGAAAACCTTCCAAAAGAAAATTTACTTTTAACTTTTCAATTTATTGGTTACAAAACTTTTGAAAAGAAAATTTACTTAAAAAAGAATAGTAAGATAGGGATAGTTTTTCTTGAAGAAAATACCACTCAATTAGATGAAGTTGAAATACAAGGAGAAACTTCGACTATTATTCAAAAAATTGACAGAAAAGTTATTAATGTAGGTAATGACTTAACAGCTTCTGGAGCCACCTCTATAGAAATGCTTGAAAACATTCCTTCTGTAGATATTAATCAACTTTCTGGGACTATAAGTTTACGAGGAAATGAAAATGTTAGAGTTTTAGTGAATGGAAAACCTTCCAACGTAAATACAGCTCAATTATTAAAACAAATACCTTCCAACTCAGTAAAAAGTGTTGAAATAATTACAAACCCTTCAGCAAAACATACTCCAGAAGGTATGAGTGGTATTATAAACTTAATCCTAAAAAAAAATACTAAAATAGGATCTAATGGAAGCTTTTCTGTTGGAGCTAAACAAAGTAGAAACTTAAGACCTGATGTTTCCTTAAATACAAACTATAAAACTGGTATCACTAATCTTCACCTAAACTATAATACAAGTTGGGGTGATTATGAAACCTTTAATGATTTAGAAAGAACTGACACTAACTTAACTCAAGATATTGATTTTTTAAGTAATTCAAATAATCATAATATTAAATTTGGAGTGGACATAGACATCACTTCACAAAGTATATTATCTGTATACACCTCTCAAAATTTCGATAATAATAGTTTAGCAACCAATACCCTTGTTCATGAAAACAATTCTTTAGTTTTTGATAACAAGAGTTTTTCAGATTATGACCAAAAAGACGAGACCTATAATATTGATTATGTTTACAACTTTGATGATAAAGGACAAAATTTAGAGATTGAATTTAATTACTCTATAACCAAAAACCCTGAAAAAACAACTAACAAAGAGTTGATCAATCCTGATTCTAAGGAATATAATTACACAAACGATATTAAAGATACACGAAAGTTATGGCTATTAAATATTGATTATGCAAAGCCTATCAAATCAGGAAAATTAGAAATTGGATTTGAATTTAGAAAACAAAGTTTTTACAATCAAATACTCACTGATAGAGAAGCAATAAATAGTTCTGCTACACTGCAGCCTGTAGGTAACACTAATTTAAACTATAATCGCTCAATCTACTCAGGATATATCAACTTCAATAAAAAAATTAATAAACTTTCAATTCAAACAGGAATTAGAATAGAACAATTTGATTTAGATGCTCTTTTTCAGAATACTGAACAAGGAAACACTAACTTAAAGGATAATATCTTTAGTTGGTATCCATCGGCATCTATCACCTATAACTTTTCTAAAAAAGATAACTTACAGTTTGCATACAGTAGAAGAGTTGACAGACCCTCTGCATATCAAGTAACACCAATTCAAGAATGGTTCTCTCCACTAACTATATCCAAAGGAAACCTTAATTTGCAACCACAATTTACAAACTCTCTAGAGCTTAATTTTACCAGAACGATTACTAAAGGTTATATATCATTTGGTACATTTTATAGAAGAACGAACGATAAGATTGGTCGATTACTACAAAAAGACAATCAAAACCCTGATAGGACAATTAGTTCTTTTACCAATTATGACTTTGCAGATAGTTATGGTATTGAACTTTCCGCCAGCTTTAAACCTATAAAATGGTGGACACTGAGACCTGCTTTTGAAACCTACATACAAGATTCTCAAGGAGTACTAAATAATAACTTAGAAACAGTAAAAAACACCTTGGTGAAAGGACGAATAAACAACTCTTTTAAAGCTTCAAAAAAACTTAATTTTCAGTTATCAGGTATTTTTAGAGGCAAAAGTGAAAACATTCAATACACTGTACAACCATACACTATGATTAATGCTGCGGTTAGATTAAAGGTATTTGACGGTAAAGGAAACATCACCTTAAGGGGTACTGACATTTTTAATAATGTAAATTTTGACTATACATCTAACACCCCTTTTGTACAAAAAGGAAAGTATACACTGGAGTACAACTCTGTCTACCTAGGATTTTCCTATAATTTTGGAAGTGGTAAAAACAAAAGTAAAGGCAGAAAATATAGAGATAATAATGAAGCCCAAGGAGGTATGTTTTAA
- a CDS encoding hydrogen peroxide-inducible genes activator encodes MTITQLKYTLAVAEYKNFTIAAEHCFVTQPTLSMQIQKLEEELDAKIFNRSKKPIELTEVGKRIVEQAKVIVDESNRIIDIVHQQKGYVGGEFRLGIIPTIMPTLLPMFLKTFSKNYPKVQLVIEELTTEEIVRKLMDGYIDAAIAATPLENEAIKERVLYYEPFVGLVPSEHRLFKQKKLKVDDLEVDDILLLEDGHCFKDSVINLCRTNKRSSTHHFQLESGSFDTLIKLSKDGLGMTLLPYLNTLDLNERDKTHLREFETPTPAREVSLIYHKSQLKMQLIEALKSTIDSVIRGAIAFSDVEIISPLQKK; translated from the coding sequence ATGACTATAACACAATTAAAATATACACTAGCTGTTGCTGAATATAAAAACTTCACCATAGCTGCAGAGCATTGCTTTGTTACACAACCAACGTTGAGTATGCAAATTCAGAAATTAGAAGAAGAATTAGATGCTAAAATTTTTAACCGTTCTAAAAAACCTATTGAATTAACTGAAGTTGGTAAACGAATTGTAGAGCAAGCTAAAGTAATTGTTGATGAAAGTAATCGTATTATTGATATTGTACATCAACAAAAAGGCTATGTAGGTGGTGAGTTTAGACTAGGAATAATCCCTACAATTATGCCTACACTACTTCCTATGTTTTTAAAAACGTTTAGCAAAAACTACCCTAAAGTTCAATTAGTTATTGAAGAATTAACTACAGAAGAAATTGTTAGAAAGCTAATGGATGGTTATATAGATGCTGCTATTGCTGCTACTCCATTAGAAAATGAAGCCATAAAAGAGCGTGTTTTATATTATGAACCTTTTGTAGGCTTAGTTCCTAGCGAACATCGATTATTTAAACAAAAGAAATTAAAAGTCGATGATTTAGAGGTTGATGATATTTTATTATTAGAGGACGGACATTGTTTTAAAGACAGTGTAATTAATCTTTGTAGAACTAATAAAAGAAGTTCGACGCATCACTTTCAATTAGAAAGTGGAAGTTTTGACACATTAATAAAGTTATCTAAAGACGGTTTAGGAATGACATTACTTCCTTATTTAAATACGCTGGACTTAAATGAGCGAGATAAAACTCATCTAAGAGAATTTGAAACCCCAACACCTGCACGAGAAGTTAGCTTAATTTATCACAAATCTCAGTTAAAGATGCAATTAATTGAAGCTTTAAAAAGCACTATTGATAGTGTAATTAGAGGAGCTATTGCTTTTAGCGATGTGGAAATTATAAGCCCACTTCAAAAAAAATAA
- a CDS encoding outer membrane beta-barrel family protein, whose protein sequence is MKNILLILLAVFTTSIYAQMPKSSLPKPGVITGKVVDQATKQPLPYVNIIIKDAAKKIITGGITDDNGLFSIKNIPEGNSIVEVQFIGYKTFSKPVSVSRKSSKVNLGTISLTEDSTTLDEVEIRAETSSVTQKVDRKVINVGKDLTSAGATASELLNNVQSVSVDSQSGNISLRGNENVRVLVDGKPTNIPASELLKQIPSTSIKSVELITNPSAKYNPEGMSGIINIILNKNANMGFNGSINTGVEAGHYVRYNASTNMNYKTGKVNFFGNYGFNGGDRYNFGYVNRPGVNNQDFVFINDNESHLFKIGADIYLDDKNTLSLYTTQNWFDSNARGRAIITDNNGDLIEHSPNTQTSDSHNQAYNVNYKHDFEKEGHNIEFEANFSKNDTPSFLENRFLENSQPDYFNDINNNRKSTLLNLDYTNPISKNGKLELGLEYRVNNTDNTNLTTQVNFNNSSFSYDRDIYSAYANYGHKFGKLTMQLGARFEQYKIKGIFNQESEPTQTVTDDIFSVYPSAFLTYNPSEKNQFQLSYSKRVDRPGIQQVNPIREWSTPLITSVGNPDLVPQFTNSVEFNYTRKIKGGSITLGSFYRNINDVINRATYKDPSDANDVRQILTFANFDDTDAYGLEFSANYKIAKWWRANASMDYYSQKQFGTTDLSDPNAPTTEVKTDIFNARISNSFTVSKKLRLQLFAMYRGPREDIQWNVDPMKMVNIGANYSILKGKGNINLRVNDIFNTMRFKFNSERPFVQNGRFKWESRTAYIGFNYRFGGGKNKARARKQRDNNERQGGGGFL, encoded by the coding sequence ATGAAAAACATATTACTAATACTTTTAGCTGTATTTACTACAAGTATTTATGCACAAATGCCTAAAAGTAGCCTACCCAAACCAGGAGTTATTACTGGTAAAGTAGTCGATCAAGCAACCAAGCAACCTCTTCCCTATGTAAATATTATAATCAAAGATGCTGCCAAAAAAATTATTACTGGTGGAATTACTGATGACAATGGCTTATTCTCTATAAAAAATATACCTGAAGGAAATAGTATTGTTGAAGTTCAATTTATAGGATATAAAACATTTTCTAAACCTGTTTCTGTAAGTCGAAAATCAAGCAAGGTAAATTTAGGAACCATCTCTCTTACGGAAGATAGTACAACCTTAGATGAAGTAGAAATAAGAGCTGAAACTTCTTCAGTAACCCAAAAAGTGGATAGAAAAGTAATTAACGTTGGTAAAGATTTAACCTCAGCTGGTGCCACTGCTTCTGAGCTACTAAACAATGTACAATCTGTAAGTGTTGATAGCCAATCGGGGAACATTAGCCTACGTGGTAATGAAAATGTACGTGTATTAGTTGACGGAAAACCTACCAACATTCCTGCTTCTGAATTATTAAAGCAAATTCCTTCTACATCTATTAAAAGTGTTGAATTAATTACCAACCCTTCTGCAAAATACAATCCTGAAGGAATGAGCGGTATTATTAATATTATTCTTAATAAAAACGCTAATATGGGCTTTAATGGATCTATAAATACTGGTGTTGAAGCTGGACATTATGTTCGTTATAATGCGTCTACAAACATGAATTATAAAACAGGAAAGGTTAACTTTTTTGGTAACTATGGATTTAATGGCGGAGATCGTTATAACTTTGGTTATGTTAACAGACCTGGAGTTAACAATCAAGACTTTGTTTTTATTAATGACAATGAATCTCATTTATTTAAAATTGGAGCTGATATTTATTTAGACGATAAAAACACCTTATCTCTTTACACTACTCAAAACTGGTTTGATAGCAACGCTAGAGGTCGTGCCATAATTACAGATAACAATGGTGATTTAATTGAACATTCCCCTAACACACAAACAAGTGATAGTCATAATCAGGCCTATAATGTGAATTACAAGCATGATTTTGAAAAAGAGGGGCATAACATTGAATTTGAAGCTAATTTCTCTAAAAATGACACACCTAGCTTTTTAGAAAATCGTTTCTTAGAAAATTCGCAACCAGATTATTTCAATGATATTAATAACAACAGAAAAAGTACTCTATTAAACTTAGACTACACAAATCCTATTTCTAAAAATGGAAAATTAGAGTTAGGGTTAGAGTATAGAGTAAATAATACTGACAACACAAACTTAACAACACAGGTTAATTTTAACAATTCATCTTTTAGTTATGATAGAGATATTTACTCTGCATATGCTAATTACGGGCATAAATTTGGTAAACTTACTATGCAGTTAGGTGCACGTTTTGAGCAGTATAAAATAAAAGGAATATTTAACCAAGAAAGTGAACCTACACAAACTGTTACGGATGATATCTTTAGTGTATACCCTTCAGCTTTTCTTACCTATAATCCTTCTGAAAAAAATCAATTTCAATTAAGTTATAGTAAAAGAGTTGACAGACCAGGAATACAACAAGTAAACCCTATTAGAGAATGGAGTACGCCTTTAATTACCTCGGTTGGTAATCCTGATCTTGTTCCTCAATTCACAAATTCAGTTGAGTTTAACTATACAAGAAAAATAAAAGGAGGATCTATAACTTTAGGAAGCTTTTATAGAAATATTAACGATGTGATTAACAGAGCTACTTATAAAGACCCAAGCGATGCTAATGACGTAAGACAAATATTAACCTTTGCTAATTTTGATGATACAGATGCGTATGGTTTAGAGTTTTCTGCAAACTATAAAATTGCAAAATGGTGGAGAGCTAATGCTAGTATGGATTACTATTCTCAAAAACAATTTGGAACTACTGATTTAAGCGATCCTAACGCTCCTACTACTGAAGTTAAAACAGATATTTTTAACGCACGTATAAGTAATAGCTTTACAGTATCTAAAAAGTTACGTTTACAATTATTTGCAATGTATAGAGGTCCAAGAGAAGACATTCAATGGAACGTAGACCCTATGAAAATGGTTAATATTGGTGCTAACTATAGTATTCTTAAAGGTAAAGGAAATATCAATCTTAGAGTAAATGACATTTTTAATACTATGAGATTCAAGTTTAACTCTGAAAGACCATTTGTTCAAAACGGACGTTTCAAATGGGAAAGCAGAACTGCTTACATTGGATTTAACTATAGATTTGGCGGAGGAAAAAACAAAGCCCGAGCTAGAAAACAACGTGATAATAATGAAAGACAAGGAGGCGGAGGTTTCCTATAA
- the pyrR gene encoding bifunctional pyr operon transcriptional regulator/uracil phosphoribosyltransferase PyrR codes for MSRKTLLTSKEIEIILHRLACQLIENHNDFSNTVLIGLQPRGSYLANRLAKLLREEYHIEDLKLGLLDITFYRDDFRRREEPLEATSTQINFLIEGKKVVIIDDVLFSGRSVRSALTALQSYGRPDNIELLVLIDRRFSRHLPIQPNYRGRQVDAINEEKVVVNWQETHKEDTIYLEPKPSKLD; via the coding sequence ATGAGCAGAAAAACACTACTTACTTCGAAAGAAATTGAAATCATTCTGCATCGATTAGCGTGTCAGTTAATCGAGAATCATAACGATTTTTCTAACACCGTTTTAATAGGATTGCAGCCTAGAGGCTCTTATTTAGCTAATCGATTGGCTAAATTATTAAGAGAGGAATATCATATTGAAGACTTAAAGTTAGGCTTGTTAGATATTACTTTTTATCGTGATGATTTTCGCAGAAGAGAAGAACCTTTAGAAGCCACTTCTACACAAATTAACTTTTTAATTGAAGGAAAGAAAGTGGTTATTATTGATGATGTCTTATTTTCAGGAAGAAGCGTTCGAAGTGCTTTAACAGCACTACAATCATACGGAAGACCTGATAATATTGAGTTATTAGTATTAATTGATCGTCGCTTTAGCCGTCATTTACCAATTCAACCTAATTATAGAGGAAGACAAGTAGATGCCATCAATGAAGAAAAAGTAGTTGTGAACTGGCAAGAAACTCATAAAGAAGATACAATTTACCTTGAACCCAAGCCCTCAAAGCTTGATTAG
- a CDS encoding aspartate carbamoyltransferase catalytic subunit, giving the protein MKQLSVEHLLGIKYLNKNDLELIFETAAHFKEVINRPIKKVPSLRDITIANLFFENSTRTKLSFELAEKRLSADVINFSAGQSSVKKGETLIDTVNNILSMKVDIVVMRHSNVGAGIFLSNHVDAKIINAGDGTHEHPTQALLDSFSMRETLNSDLKGKKIVIVGDVLHSRVALSNIFALQLQGAKVKVCGPSTLIPRYISSLGVEVETNLKKALEWCDVANVLRVQHERMDIKYFPSTREYTQLFGINKEILDNLGKKIVIMHPGPINRGVELTSDVADSDQSIILNQVENGVAVRMAVIYLLAQQIKR; this is encoded by the coding sequence ATGAAGCAGTTAAGTGTTGAACATTTATTAGGAATTAAATACCTTAACAAAAATGACCTTGAGCTTATTTTTGAAACTGCTGCTCATTTTAAAGAAGTCATTAACCGACCTATAAAAAAGGTTCCTTCGTTACGTGATATTACCATCGCTAATTTATTTTTTGAAAATAGTACGCGTACAAAACTTTCTTTTGAATTAGCTGAAAAACGTTTATCTGCTGATGTTATTAATTTTTCTGCAGGACAATCTTCAGTAAAAAAAGGAGAAACTTTAATTGATACCGTTAACAATATTTTGTCAATGAAAGTTGATATTGTTGTGATGCGACATTCAAATGTTGGAGCAGGAATTTTCTTATCAAACCATGTAGACGCTAAAATTATTAATGCTGGAGACGGTACACATGAACACCCAACCCAAGCATTATTAGATAGTTTTTCTATGCGTGAAACTTTAAATAGCGACTTAAAAGGAAAGAAAATTGTAATTGTTGGTGATGTCTTACACTCACGTGTAGCTTTATCAAATATTTTTGCACTACAATTACAAGGAGCTAAAGTAAAAGTTTGTGGACCTAGTACTTTAATTCCTAGATACATTTCAAGTTTAGGAGTTGAAGTAGAAACCAACCTTAAAAAAGCTTTAGAGTGGTGTGATGTTGCTAATGTATTACGTGTACAACACGAACGTATGGATATAAAATATTTTCCATCAACTAGAGAGTACACACAGCTTTTTGGTATCAACAAAGAAATTTTAGATAATCTTGGCAAAAAAATTGTCATAATGCACCCAGGACCTATTAACAGAGGTGTAGAACTAACAAGTGATGTTGCCGACAGTGATCAATCAATTATTCTAAACCAAGTAGAAAATGGAGTTGCTGTTCGTATGGCAGTTATTTATTTGTTAGCACAACAAATAAAAAGATAG
- a CDS encoding CoA-binding protein: protein MKKRTLVLGASLKPSRYSNIAIKRLRDNAIETVAVGLQKGIVADVAIETENIFFENIDTVTLYLNPKRQESYYEYIINLQPRRVIFNPGAENIELMELLKENGIESEIACTLVLLSTKQY, encoded by the coding sequence ATGAAAAAACGTACTTTGGTACTAGGAGCCTCTTTAAAGCCCTCTAGATATTCGAATATTGCTATTAAAAGGTTAAGAGATAATGCTATAGAAACTGTAGCAGTTGGTTTACAAAAAGGAATTGTTGCAGATGTAGCTATTGAAACAGAAAATATTTTTTTCGAAAATATTGATACTGTAACCTTATATCTAAATCCAAAGCGTCAGGAATCTTATTATGAGTATATAATTAATTTACAACCTCGTAGAGTGATTTTTAACCCTGGAGCTGAAAATATTGAGCTTATGGAGTTGTTAAAAGAAAATGGTATTGAGAGTGAAATAGCTTGTACTTTGGTGCTTTTATCAACAAAGCAGTATTAA
- a CDS encoding ribonuclease Z: protein MSLHLTVLGCHSATPRVNAYPTAQYLEINNRHFLIDCGEGTQRQMRKYKVGFSKINHIFISHLHGDHFFGLVGLIATFGILNREKELHIYGPKGIKEVTTLQLKVSKSWTKYPITFHELESKESELIFEDDKVSVRTIPLNHRVYTNGFLFTEKPKLRKLHIENIQQYDEIETCDFHNIKAGKDIILSTGEVIPNEELTIDPPKPLSFAFCSDTAYKPDIVPIIKDVDLLYHEATFLKDREDLCDKTKHSTAEQAASIASQANANKLIIGHYSSRYKNINDFKIEAQTVFKNTELAEAGKRYSTNSFPVEILN from the coding sequence ATGAGTTTACATTTAACTGTTTTAGGTTGTCATTCTGCTACCCCAAGAGTTAATGCTTATCCTACTGCCCAATATTTAGAAATTAACAATCGTCATTTTTTAATTGATTGTGGAGAAGGTACACAGCGTCAAATGCGAAAATACAAGGTTGGTTTTTCAAAAATCAACCATATTTTTATTTCTCATTTGCATGGTGATCACTTTTTTGGTTTAGTTGGACTTATTGCTACTTTTGGAATTTTAAACAGAGAAAAAGAGTTACATATTTACGGTCCTAAAGGCATAAAAGAGGTGACAACACTTCAGTTAAAAGTTTCAAAATCGTGGACTAAGTACCCTATTACTTTTCACGAACTAGAATCTAAAGAAAGTGAACTTATTTTTGAAGACGATAAAGTTTCTGTAAGAACCATTCCTTTAAATCATAGAGTGTACACTAACGGCTTTTTATTTACTGAAAAACCTAAACTTAGAAAGTTACACATTGAGAATATTCAGCAATATGATGAAATAGAAACTTGTGACTTTCATAACATTAAAGCTGGTAAAGATATTATTCTTTCTACAGGAGAAGTAATTCCCAATGAAGAACTTACAATTGACCCTCCTAAACCTTTAAGTTTTGCTTTCTGTAGTGACACTGCCTATAAACCAGACATTGTTCCTATCATTAAAGATGTAGACTTGTTATACCACGAAGCTACATTTTTAAAAGACAGAGAAGATTTATGTGATAAAACTAAACATTCTACTGCAGAACAAGCAGCTTCTATTGCTAGTCAAGCAAATGCAAACAAATTAATTATTGGGCATTATTCTAGCAGGTATAAAAACATTAACGATTTTAAAATTGAGGCTCAAACAGTTTTTAAGAATACTGAATTAGCGGAAGCAGGAAAAAGATATAGTACTAATTCTTTTCCTGTTGAAATTTTAAATTAA